A stretch of the Enterobacter mori genome encodes the following:
- the fdxH gene encoding formate dehydrogenase subunit beta encodes MAYQSQDIIRRSATNSFTPAPQARDHQQEVAKLIDVTTCIGCKACQVACSEWNDLRDEVGHNVGVYDNPADLTAKSWTVMRFSEVEQNDKLEWLIRKDGCMHCADPGCLKACPSEGAIIQYANGIVDFQSEQCIGCGYCIAGCPFDVPRLNPEDNRVYKCTLCVDRVNVGQEPACVKTCPTGAIHFGSKEDMKTLAAERVGELKTRGYDNAGLYDPAGVGGTHVMYVLHHADKPNLYHGLPENPEISATVKFWKGIWKPLAAVGFAATFAASIFHYVGVGPNRAEEEDDNLHEEKDEVRK; translated from the coding sequence ATGGCTTATCAATCTCAAGACATTATCCGTCGTTCCGCGACAAACAGTTTCACGCCCGCGCCGCAGGCGCGGGACCACCAGCAGGAAGTGGCGAAGCTTATCGACGTCACCACCTGTATCGGCTGTAAGGCCTGTCAGGTGGCGTGTTCAGAGTGGAACGATCTGCGTGACGAAGTGGGTCACAACGTCGGGGTGTACGACAACCCGGCGGACCTGACCGCCAAGTCCTGGACGGTGATGCGTTTCTCGGAAGTGGAGCAGAACGACAAGCTGGAATGGCTTATCCGCAAAGACGGCTGTATGCACTGCGCGGATCCGGGCTGCCTGAAGGCATGTCCGTCAGAAGGGGCTATTATTCAGTATGCCAACGGCATCGTCGACTTCCAGTCCGAACAGTGCATCGGCTGCGGCTACTGCATCGCGGGCTGTCCGTTCGACGTGCCGCGACTGAACCCGGAAGACAACCGCGTCTACAAATGTACGCTGTGCGTTGACCGTGTAAACGTCGGCCAGGAGCCTGCATGCGTGAAGACCTGCCCAACCGGCGCTATCCACTTTGGCTCTAAAGAGGATATGAAAACGCTGGCGGCAGAGCGCGTGGGCGAGCTGAAAACCCGCGGTTACGACAACGCGGGCCTGTACGATCCGGCCGGGGTTGGCGGTACGCACGTGATGTACGTGCTGCACCACGCCGACAAGCCGAACCTGTATCACGGCCTGCCGGAGAACCCGGAAATCAGCGCCACCGTGAAGTTCTGGAAAGGCATCTGGAAACCGCTGGCAGCGGTCGGTTTTGCTGCCACCTTCGCAGCGAGCATCTTCCACTACGTCGGTGTCGGTCCGAACCGCGCGGAAGAGGAAGACGACAACCTGCATGAAGAGAAAGACGAGGTGCGCAAATGA
- the fdoI gene encoding formate dehydrogenase cytochrome b556 subunit: MRKRDTIVRYTAPERINHWVTAFCFMLAAISGLGFFFPSFNWLMQILGTPQLARILHPFVGVVMFASFIIMFFRYWHHNLINRDDIFWAKNIRKIVVNEEVGDTGRYNFGQKCVFWAAIIFLVLLLVSGVIIWRPYFAPAFSIPVIRFALMLHSFAAVALIVVIMVHIYAALWVKGTITAMVEGWVTSTWAKKHHPRWYREVRQKQEKSSE; the protein is encoded by the coding sequence ATGAGAAAACGTGACACCATCGTGCGCTACACCGCGCCGGAACGCATCAACCACTGGGTCACCGCCTTCTGCTTCATGCTGGCGGCGATAAGCGGGCTGGGGTTCTTCTTCCCGTCCTTCAACTGGCTGATGCAGATACTGGGCACGCCGCAGCTGGCGCGCATCCTGCACCCGTTCGTGGGTGTGGTGATGTTTGCCTCGTTTATCATCATGTTTTTCCGCTACTGGCACCATAACCTAATCAATCGGGATGATATCTTTTGGGCGAAGAATATTCGTAAGATCGTCGTCAACGAGGAAGTGGGTGATACCGGGCGTTATAACTTCGGCCAGAAATGCGTATTCTGGGCGGCGATTATCTTCCTGGTCCTGTTGCTGGTGAGCGGCGTGATCATCTGGCGTCCGTACTTTGCGCCTGCTTTCTCAATCCCGGTGATCCGATTCGCGCTGATGCTGCATTCATTTGCCGCAGTGGCGTTAATTGTGGTTATCATGGTGCATATCTACGCCGCCCTCTGGGTGAAAGGCACCATTACCGCGATGGTGGAAGGATGGGTAACCAGCACGTGGGCGAAGAAACATCACCCACGCTGGTACCGTGAAGTCCGCCAGAAACAGGAAAAGTCATCTGAATGA
- the fdhE gene encoding formate dehydrogenase accessory protein FdhE, with protein sequence MSIRIIPQDELGSSEKRTADYIPPLLFPRLKNLYNRRAERLRELAENNPLGDFLRFAALVAHAQEVVLYDHPLQMDLTVRIKEANAQGKPPLDIHVLPRDKHWQKLLHSLIAELKPEMSGTALSVIENLEKASDLELEEMASALFASDFSLVSSDKAPFIWAALSLYWAQMASLIPGKARAEYGEARQFCPVCGSMPVSSMVQIGTTQGLRYLHCNLCETEWHVVRIKCSNCEQTRDLNYWSLENEDAAVKAESCGDCGTYLKILYQEKDPKVEAVADDLASLILDAKMEQEGFARSSINPFLFPGEGE encoded by the coding sequence ATGAGTATTCGCATAATCCCGCAAGATGAGCTGGGGTCGAGCGAGAAACGCACGGCGGATTATATTCCGCCGTTGTTATTCCCCAGACTCAAGAACCTCTACAACCGCCGCGCAGAGCGTCTGCGCGAGCTGGCAGAGAACAACCCGCTGGGCGATTTTCTGCGCTTTGCCGCGCTGGTCGCCCACGCGCAGGAAGTGGTGCTGTACGACCACCCTCTGCAAATGGACCTGACCGTGCGCATCAAAGAAGCCAACGCGCAGGGCAAGCCGCCGCTGGACATTCACGTCCTGCCGCGCGACAAGCACTGGCAGAAGCTGCTGCATTCGCTCATTGCCGAGCTGAAGCCCGAGATGAGCGGTACTGCGCTGTCGGTGATCGAGAACCTGGAAAAAGCCTCTGACCTGGAGCTGGAAGAGATGGCGAGCGCGCTGTTTGCCTCTGACTTCTCTCTGGTTAGCAGCGATAAAGCGCCGTTTATCTGGGCTGCGCTGTCGCTCTACTGGGCGCAAATGGCAAGCCTGATCCCGGGCAAAGCCCGCGCTGAATACGGTGAAGCGCGTCAGTTCTGCCCGGTCTGCGGCTCAATGCCGGTCTCCAGCATGGTGCAAATTGGCACCACTCAGGGGCTGCGCTACCTGCACTGCAACCTGTGTGAAACCGAGTGGCACGTGGTGCGCATCAAGTGCAGCAACTGCGAGCAGACCCGCGATCTGAACTACTGGTCGCTGGAAAATGAAGACGCGGCGGTGAAAGCGGAAAGCTGCGGCGACTGCGGCACTTACCTGAAGATCCTGTATCAGGAAAAAGACCCGAAAGTCGAAGCGGTGGCCGACGATCTCGCCTCGCTGATTCTGGACGCGAAGATGGAGCAGGAGGGCTTTGCCCGCAGCTCGATTAACCCGTTCCTGTTCCCGGGTGAAGGGGAGTAA
- a CDS encoding type II toxin-antitoxin system VapC family toxin has product MEHMAVFDTNILIDLFNNRVEAADAIDRTASHRAISLITWMEVMVGARKHGHEAKTAAVMGAFEIIDVTREIAERSVLLRERHGMKLPDAIILATAQCRNCPLISRNTRDFQGITGVVSPYQL; this is encoded by the coding sequence ATGGAGCACATGGCAGTGTTTGATACCAATATTCTCATCGATCTTTTTAATAATCGCGTTGAGGCTGCTGATGCGATTGATCGCACAGCTTCGCATCGCGCCATTAGTCTAATCACCTGGATGGAAGTTATGGTGGGCGCGCGCAAGCACGGCCATGAAGCGAAAACGGCAGCTGTCATGGGGGCTTTTGAAATTATTGATGTTACGCGGGAAATTGCTGAAAGAAGCGTATTACTTCGTGAACGGCACGGGATGAAACTGCCTGATGCTATCATTCTGGCCACAGCTCAGTGCAGAAATTGCCCGTTGATTTCTCGAAATACGAGGGACTTTCAGGGCATTACTGGGGTCGTTTCACCTTACCAGCTGTAG
- a CDS encoding ribbon-helix-helix protein, CopG family produces MSLLADLDMGRILIDLSDDVIQRLDNLKQLRNRPRAELLREAIEQYLDQQSSSVIRDALGLWGNQQEDGLEYERKLREEW; encoded by the coding sequence ATGAGTCTTTTGGCGGACCTTGATATGGGCAGAATACTGATCGATTTGTCTGATGACGTGATTCAACGACTGGATAACCTGAAGCAGTTACGCAACCGGCCCCGCGCCGAATTGCTGCGGGAAGCCATTGAGCAATATCTTGACCAACAGAGTTCATCAGTTATCCGCGATGCGCTTGGCCTGTGGGGAAACCAGCAGGAAGATGGGCTTGAGTATGAACGCAAGCTGCGTGAGGAGTGGTAA
- a CDS encoding alpha/beta hydrolase, which produces MALEKGIDKLVKDFIAAGRPSPRKQSIDDRRAGYIASTELAGETENRVIVETLVLEEMTFRVFSPLNAPETLPAAIYYHGGCFVSGGFETHDNQLRQLAFKGNCRIVAVQYRLAPEHLFPAAHDDAERGADLVWQYADRLGVNRNRITLCGDSAGAHLALVTSLRLKAKGVWQPAQLILIYPMLDATARFESYILNGADYVITRDTLLSGYEMYLASTDRQHPEASPLWRDDFCGLPPVHIVTAEYDPLCDEGEMLYRHLSEQGVTCTAQRWLGVIHGFFQLGGVSQSARDVMRDIAWRISAARR; this is translated from the coding sequence ATGGCGCTGGAAAAGGGTATTGATAAGCTTGTTAAGGATTTTATTGCGGCAGGACGGCCCTCCCCGCGAAAGCAAAGTATTGATGACCGCAGAGCCGGGTATATTGCGAGCACAGAACTTGCCGGTGAGACTGAAAATCGCGTCATTGTTGAAACGCTCGTTCTTGAGGAGATGACCTTTCGGGTGTTTTCACCTCTCAATGCACCCGAAACCTTACCTGCAGCCATCTACTATCACGGCGGTTGTTTTGTCAGCGGTGGGTTTGAAACGCATGATAATCAGCTTCGCCAGCTGGCGTTTAAAGGCAACTGCCGTATCGTTGCGGTGCAGTACCGGCTTGCGCCAGAACATCTTTTCCCCGCCGCACATGACGACGCTGAAAGAGGGGCAGATTTAGTTTGGCAGTATGCCGACAGGCTTGGGGTTAACAGAAACCGGATAACCCTTTGCGGAGACAGTGCAGGGGCACACCTGGCGCTGGTGACGTCTCTGCGGCTCAAAGCGAAAGGTGTCTGGCAACCAGCACAGCTGATCCTGATCTACCCAATGCTCGACGCGACGGCTCGTTTTGAAAGCTATATTCTCAACGGCGCGGATTATGTCATTACTCGCGACACCCTGCTCAGCGGGTATGAAATGTATCTGGCCAGCACCGATCGCCAACATCCAGAAGCCAGCCCACTGTGGCGGGATGATTTTTGCGGACTTCCGCCAGTGCATATTGTTACCGCTGAGTATGATCCGCTCTGTGATGAGGGCGAGATGCTGTATCGGCATCTTTCAGAGCAGGGGGTGACGTGCACGGCCCAACGGTGGCTGGGTGTGATACACGGTTTCTTTCAGCTTGGCGGCGTGAGTCAGTCGGCGAGGGACGTGATGCGGGATATCGCCTGGCGGATCAGTGCCGCCCGGCGATAA
- the fabY gene encoding fatty acid biosynthesis protein FabY codes for MYHLRVPQTEQELEVYYHFRWEMLRKPLHQPKGSERDAWDAMAHHQMVVDEEGNLVAVGRLYINADNEASIRFMAVHPSVQDKGLGTLMAMTLESVARQEGVKRVTCSAREDAVEFFAKLGFVNQGEITAPQTTPIRHFLMIKPIATLDDILHRADWCGQLQQAWYEHIPLSEKMGVRIQQYTGQKFITTMPEIGNQNPHHTLFAGSLFSLATLTGWGLIWLMLRERHLGGTIILADAHIRYSAPISGKPSAVADLGALGGDLDRLARGRKARVQMQVELFGDETPGAVFEGTYIVLPAKPYGAYEEGGNEEE; via the coding sequence ATGTATCACCTTCGAGTACCGCAAACGGAACAAGAGTTAGAGGTCTATTACCATTTCCGCTGGGAAATGCTGCGCAAACCCTTACATCAGCCAAAAGGGTCTGAACGCGACGCCTGGGACGCGATGGCGCACCATCAAATGGTGGTGGATGAAGAGGGTAACCTCGTCGCCGTCGGGCGTCTGTATATCAATGCCGACAATGAAGCCTCTATTCGCTTTATGGCGGTTCACCCGTCTGTGCAGGATAAAGGGCTCGGCACCCTGATGGCGATGACGCTGGAGTCCGTCGCCCGTCAGGAAGGCGTTAAGCGCGTCACCTGTAGCGCCCGTGAAGACGCCGTCGAATTCTTTGCCAAACTCGGTTTTGTTAACCAGGGCGAAATCACCGCCCCGCAAACCACGCCGATTCGCCACTTTTTGATGATTAAACCCATCGCCACGCTGGATGACATTCTGCATCGCGCCGACTGGTGCGGTCAGCTGCAGCAGGCGTGGTATGAGCACATTCCGCTCAGTGAAAAAATGGGCGTGCGCATACAGCAGTACACCGGACAGAAATTCATTACCACCATGCCGGAGATCGGCAACCAAAACCCGCACCACACCCTGTTTGCCGGCAGTCTCTTCTCGCTGGCGACGCTTACCGGCTGGGGGCTTATCTGGCTGATGCTGCGCGAGCGCCACCTGGGCGGCACCATTATCCTTGCCGATGCCCATATCCGCTACAGCGCGCCGATCAGCGGCAAGCCGAGCGCGGTAGCTGACCTTGGCGCACTGGGCGGCGATCTTGACCGCCTGGCACGTGGACGCAAAGCCCGCGTGCAGATGCAGGTAGAGCTGTTCGGTGATGAAACGCCGGGCGCGGTGTTTGAAGGCACCTACATCGTTCTGCCTGCGAAGCCGTACGGTGCGTATGAAGAGGGCGGGAACGAGGAGGAGTAG
- the dtd gene encoding D-aminoacyl-tRNA deacylase: MIALIQRVTRASVTVEDEVTGEIGPGLLVLLGVEKDDDEQKANRLCERVLGYRIFSDAEGKMNLNVQQAGGSVLVVSQFTLAADTERGMRPGFSKGAAPERAEALYEYFVERCRQQEMNTQTGRFAADMQVSLVNDGPVTFWLQV; encoded by the coding sequence ATGATTGCATTGATACAGCGCGTAACCCGTGCCAGCGTCACCGTGGAGGATGAGGTGACGGGTGAAATCGGCCCAGGACTTTTAGTGTTGTTAGGTGTCGAAAAGGATGATGACGAACAAAAAGCCAACCGCCTGTGCGAGCGCGTGCTGGGCTACCGCATCTTTAGCGATGCGGAAGGCAAGATGAACCTCAATGTCCAGCAGGCGGGTGGAAGCGTGCTGGTGGTGTCCCAGTTTACGTTGGCCGCAGATACCGAACGCGGCATGCGGCCTGGTTTCTCTAAAGGTGCTGCGCCAGAACGCGCGGAAGCCCTTTACGAGTACTTTGTTGAGCGCTGCCGTCAGCAGGAAATGAATACGCAAACCGGACGATTCGCTGCAGATATGCAGGTATCGCTGGTGAACGATGGCCCCGTCACATTCTGGCTCCAGGTATGA
- a CDS encoding virulence factor BrkB family protein, producing the protein MLKTVHQKATHHTRPLRAWLKLLWHRIDEDNMTTLAGNLAYVSLLSLVPLVAVIFALFSAFPMFADVSLQLRHFVFANFIPATGDVIQNYIEQFVANSSKMTAVGACGLIVTALLLMYSIDSALNTIWRSKKIRPKVYSFAVYWMILTLGPLLAGASLAISSYLLSLRWASDLNSVIDNVLRIFPLILSWLSFWLLYSVVPTTRVPNRDAIVGALVAAVLFELGKKGFALYITMFPSYQLIYGVLAVIPILFVWVYWTWCIVLLGAEITVTLGIYRELKKAAEAEKQQEADQP; encoded by the coding sequence ATGCTAAAAACCGTTCATCAAAAAGCCACGCACCATACTCGGCCGCTCCGGGCATGGCTGAAACTGCTCTGGCACCGCATTGATGAGGACAACATGACGACGCTGGCGGGGAATCTCGCCTATGTGTCGTTGCTCTCATTGGTGCCGCTGGTGGCGGTCATCTTTGCCCTGTTTTCCGCGTTTCCGATGTTTGCAGATGTCAGCCTGCAGCTTCGTCATTTTGTTTTTGCAAACTTCATTCCGGCCACCGGCGACGTTATTCAGAACTATATTGAGCAGTTTGTCGCCAACTCCAGTAAGATGACGGCGGTGGGCGCCTGCGGCCTCATCGTCACGGCGCTGCTTTTGATGTATTCCATCGACAGTGCTCTCAACACCATCTGGCGAAGCAAAAAAATCCGTCCTAAGGTTTACTCCTTTGCCGTGTACTGGATGATTTTGACCCTCGGTCCGCTGCTGGCGGGGGCGAGCCTGGCGATAAGTTCCTATCTTCTTTCTCTGCGCTGGGCGAGTGACTTAAACAGCGTGATTGATAACGTTCTGCGCATCTTCCCGCTCATTTTATCGTGGCTCTCATTCTGGCTGCTTTACAGCGTGGTGCCGACGACGCGCGTACCTAACCGTGATGCCATCGTGGGGGCGCTGGTCGCAGCCGTCCTCTTCGAGCTGGGCAAGAAAGGATTCGCGCTTTACATCACCATGTTCCCGTCTTATCAGCTGATTTACGGCGTGCTGGCGGTGATCCCCATTTTGTTTGTCTGGGTCTACTGGACCTGGTGTATCGTCTTGCTTGGTGCCGAAATAACTGTCACTCTCGGAATATACCGCGAACTTAAAAAAGCAGCAGAAGCTGAAAAACAACAAGAAGCAGACCAACCATGA
- the yihX gene encoding glucose-1-phosphatase: MLYIFDLGNVIVDIDFNRVLGAWSDFSRVPLATLKQNFAMGETFHQHERGEISDEEFAERFCHEMDLPLSYEQFSHGWQAVFVAIRPEVTDIMHKLREQGHRVVVLSNTNRLHTTFWPDEYPEIHAAADKIYLSQEMGMRKPEARIYQAVLQEEGFSAADAVFFDDNADNIEGANQLGITSILVTGKETIPNYFAKQLC; encoded by the coding sequence ATGCTTTATATCTTTGACTTAGGAAATGTCATCGTCGATATCGATTTTAACCGGGTGCTGGGCGCATGGAGCGATTTTAGCCGTGTTCCGCTGGCGACGTTAAAACAGAATTTCGCGATGGGTGAGACATTCCACCAGCACGAACGCGGTGAAATCAGCGATGAAGAATTCGCAGAGCGTTTCTGCCATGAAATGGATCTGCCGTTGAGCTATGAGCAGTTTTCACATGGCTGGCAGGCCGTATTTGTTGCGATCCGCCCGGAAGTTACCGACATCATGCATAAACTGCGCGAGCAGGGGCATCGCGTGGTGGTGCTGTCGAATACCAACCGCCTGCACACCACGTTTTGGCCGGATGAATATCCGGAGATCCACGCGGCAGCAGATAAAATTTATCTCTCCCAGGAGATGGGCATGCGCAAGCCTGAAGCGCGTATTTATCAGGCGGTTCTGCAGGAAGAGGGATTCTCCGCGGCCGATGCGGTCTTTTTCGACGACAACGCCGATAATATAGAGGGAGCTAACCAGTTAGGTATCACGTCAATTCTGGTGACCGGAAAAGAGACGATACCGAACTATTTTGCGAAGCAGTTATGCTAA
- the typA gene encoding ribosome-dependent GTPase TypA, whose protein sequence is MIEKLRNIAIIAHVDHGKTTLVDKLLQQSGTFDARAETQERVMDSNDLEKERGITILAKNTAIKWNDYRINIVDTPGHADFGGEVERVMSMVDSVLLVVDAMDGPMPQTRFVTKKAFAHGLKPIVVINKVDRPGARPDWVVDQVFDLFVNLDATDEQLDFPIVYASALNGIAGLDHEDMAEDMTPLYQAIVDRVPAPNVDLDGTLQMQISQLDYNNYVGVIGIGRIKRGKVKPNQQVTIIDSEGKTRNGKVGKVLTHLGLERIDSDIAEAGDIIAITGLGELNISDTICDPQNVEALPALSVDEPTVSMFFNVNTSPFCGKEGKFVTSRQILDRLNKELVHNVALRVEETPDADAFRVSGRGELHLSVLIENMRREGFEMAVSRPKVIFREIDGRKQEPFENVTLDVEEQHQGSVMQALGERKGDLKNMNPDGKGRVRLDYVIPSRGLIGFRSEFMTMTSGTGLLYSTFSHYDDVRPGEVGQRNNGVLISNGQGKAVAFALFSLQDRGKLFLGHGAEVYEGQIIGIHSRSNDLTVNCLTGKKLTNMRASGTDEATVLVPPIKMTLEQALEFIDDDELVEVTPQSIRIRKRHLTENDRKRAMRGAKEE, encoded by the coding sequence GTGATCGAAAAATTGCGTAACATCGCCATCATCGCGCACGTCGACCATGGTAAAACTACCCTGGTTGATAAGCTGCTGCAGCAGTCCGGTACATTTGATGCTCGTGCCGAAACTCAAGAACGCGTGATGGACTCCAACGATTTGGAGAAAGAGCGTGGGATTACCATCCTCGCCAAAAACACCGCTATCAAATGGAATGACTACCGTATCAACATCGTTGATACCCCAGGGCACGCCGACTTCGGTGGTGAAGTTGAACGTGTAATGTCCATGGTAGACTCCGTTCTGCTGGTCGTTGACGCAATGGATGGCCCAATGCCCCAGACGCGCTTCGTGACCAAAAAAGCGTTTGCTCATGGTCTGAAGCCAATTGTTGTTATCAACAAAGTTGACCGTCCTGGCGCGCGTCCTGACTGGGTTGTTGATCAGGTCTTCGACCTGTTCGTTAACCTCGACGCGACCGACGAGCAGCTGGACTTCCCTATCGTTTACGCGTCTGCGCTGAACGGTATTGCAGGTCTGGACCACGAAGACATGGCTGAAGACATGACCCCGCTGTACCAGGCGATTGTTGACCGTGTTCCTGCACCAAACGTTGATCTCGACGGCACCCTGCAGATGCAGATCTCTCAGCTCGACTACAACAACTACGTTGGTGTAATCGGCATTGGTCGTATCAAGCGCGGTAAAGTTAAGCCTAACCAGCAGGTGACTATCATCGATAGCGAAGGCAAAACCCGTAACGGTAAAGTCGGTAAAGTACTGACTCACCTGGGCCTTGAGCGTATCGATAGTGACATTGCTGAAGCTGGCGATATCATCGCCATCACCGGTCTGGGTGAACTGAACATCTCCGACACCATCTGCGATCCGCAGAACGTCGAAGCGCTGCCAGCCCTGTCCGTTGATGAACCAACCGTATCCATGTTCTTCAACGTCAACACCTCTCCGTTCTGTGGTAAAGAAGGTAAGTTCGTTACCTCTCGTCAGATCCTTGACCGCCTGAACAAAGAGCTGGTGCACAACGTTGCGCTGCGCGTTGAAGAAACGCCGGATGCAGACGCATTCCGCGTTTCCGGTCGTGGTGAGCTGCACCTGTCAGTTCTGATCGAAAACATGCGTCGTGAAGGTTTCGAAATGGCGGTTTCCCGTCCGAAAGTTATCTTCCGCGAAATCGATGGCCGTAAACAAGAGCCGTTCGAGAACGTAACGCTGGACGTTGAAGAGCAGCATCAGGGTTCTGTGATGCAGGCTCTGGGTGAGCGTAAAGGCGACCTGAAAAACATGAATCCAGATGGCAAAGGCCGCGTACGTCTCGACTACGTGATCCCAAGCCGTGGCCTGATCGGCTTCCGTTCAGAGTTCATGACCATGACTTCTGGTACCGGTCTGCTGTACTCCACCTTCAGCCACTACGACGATGTTCGTCCGGGCGAAGTCGGCCAGCGTAACAACGGCGTGCTGATCTCCAACGGTCAGGGTAAAGCGGTTGCGTTCGCACTGTTCAGCCTTCAGGACCGCGGTAAGCTGTTCCTGGGTCACGGTGCAGAAGTTTACGAAGGCCAGATCATCGGTATTCACAGCCGTTCTAACGACCTGACTGTAAACTGCCTGACCGGTAAGAAACTGACCAACATGCGTGCGTCCGGTACTGACGAAGCAACGGTTCTGGTTCCACCGATCAAGATGACCCTGGAGCAGGCTCTGGAATTCATCGATGACGACGAACTGGTAGAAGTGACTCCACAGTCAATTCGTATCCGTAAACGTCACCTGACCGAGAACGATCGTAAACGTGCTATGCGCGGTGCGAAAGAAGAGTAA
- the glnA gene encoding glutamate--ammonia ligase, producing MSAEHVLTMLNEHEVKFVDLRFTDTKGKEQHVTIPAHQVNAEFFEEGKMFDGSSIGGWKGINESDMVLMPDATTALIDPFFEEPTLIIRCDILEPGTLQGYDRDPRSIAKRAEEYLRSTGIADTVLFGPEPEFFLFDDIRFGASISGSHVAIDDIEGAWNSSTKYEGGNKGHRPGVKGGYFPVPPVDSSQDIRSTMCLIMEEMGLVVEAHHHEVATAGQNEIATRFNTMTKKADEIQIYKYVVHNVAHRFGKTATFMPKPMFGDNGSGMHCHMSLSKNGTNLFSGDKYAGLSEQALHYIGGVIKHAKAINALANPTTNSYKRLVPGYEAPVMLAYSARNRSASIRIPVVASPKARRIEVRFPDPAANPYLCFAALLMAGLDGIKNKIHPGEAMDKNLYDLPPEEAKEIPQVAGSLEEALQALDADREFLTAGGVFTDEAIDAYIALRTEENDRVRMTPHPVEFELYYSV from the coding sequence ATGTCCGCTGAACACGTTTTGACGATGCTGAACGAACATGAAGTGAAGTTTGTTGATCTGCGCTTCACCGATACCAAAGGTAAAGAACAGCACGTCACAATCCCTGCTCATCAGGTGAACGCCGAATTCTTTGAAGAAGGCAAAATGTTTGACGGCTCCTCCATTGGTGGCTGGAAAGGCATTAACGAATCCGACATGGTTCTGATGCCGGACGCGACCACTGCGCTCATTGACCCGTTCTTCGAAGAGCCAACCCTTATCATCCGTTGCGATATCCTTGAGCCAGGCACGCTGCAGGGCTACGATCGTGACCCACGCTCCATCGCGAAACGCGCTGAAGAGTACCTGCGTTCTACCGGCATCGCGGACACCGTTCTGTTCGGGCCAGAACCAGAGTTCTTCCTGTTTGACGACATCCGTTTCGGCGCGTCAATTTCAGGTTCCCACGTGGCTATCGATGACATCGAAGGCGCATGGAACTCTTCCACCAAATACGAAGGTGGTAACAAAGGTCACCGTCCGGGCGTGAAAGGCGGTTATTTCCCGGTTCCTCCGGTCGATTCTTCACAGGACATCCGTTCTACCATGTGTCTGATCATGGAAGAGATGGGCCTGGTTGTTGAAGCGCACCACCACGAAGTGGCAACGGCTGGCCAGAACGAAATCGCTACCCGCTTCAACACCATGACCAAAAAAGCGGATGAGATTCAGATCTACAAATACGTTGTGCACAACGTTGCGCACCGTTTCGGTAAAACCGCGACCTTCATGCCAAAACCCATGTTCGGCGACAACGGTTCCGGTATGCACTGCCACATGTCCCTGTCCAAGAACGGCACCAACCTGTTCTCTGGCGACAAATACGCGGGTCTGTCCGAGCAGGCGCTGCACTACATCGGTGGTGTTATCAAACACGCTAAAGCGATCAACGCCCTGGCGAACCCAACCACCAACTCCTACAAGCGTTTGGTCCCAGGCTACGAAGCACCAGTCATGCTGGCGTACTCTGCCCGTAACCGTTCTGCTTCTATCCGTATCCCGGTTGTTGCATCTCCGAAAGCGCGTCGTATCGAAGTGCGCTTCCCGGACCCGGCGGCTAACCCATACCTGTGCTTCGCAGCACTGCTGATGGCCGGTCTGGACGGTATTAAGAACAAGATCCACCCGGGCGAAGCGATGGACAAAAACCTGTACGACCTGCCGCCAGAAGAAGCGAAAGAGATCCCACAGGTTGCAGGTTCTCTGGAAGAAGCCCTGCAGGCGCTGGATGCAGACCGTGAGTTCCTGACCGCGGGTGGCGTATTCACTGATGAAGCTATCGACGCTTACATCGCGCTGCGTACTGAAGAGAATGACCGCGTGCGTATGACTCCGCATCCGGTTGAGTTCGAACTGTACTACAGCGTTTAA